One Candidatus Nitronauta litoralis genomic window, TTTCTCCCAACTATGGAGCTTGTCCAAAATTCTATCCGATCAAAAGCATTTGATATAACTCTGGCTTCGAGTTGGAGTATACACATGCAGGACTGGCTTCAATTTATCTTACTGGATCCATTTGGCTATATCGCCTTCCCCCGTTCCCCCGAGGAAGGACAGGCCTGGATGCAATCTCATTATGTTGGCCTCATTCCCCTGATACTATCAGGGTACTTTTTATTTAAAGGGAGAAGGTTATCTTTGGCATTTATTTTGATAGCATTGGTTTCCTGGTCTCTGGCTATGGGCAAGGGATCCTTTGTTTACCAGTTTTTCTTTGAGGTCCTTCCTGGCTTTGATCGTTTCCGTTATCCAGTGAAATTTATTCTTCCGCTGATCCTGGTGTTATCTATTTCAGCAGCCTGGGGCTGGGACCGGTATTACACATCAAATCCTGATGACAAAAAAAAGGTGATGCTGTTGGGATTTTCGGCATTACTGATGGTGTTGTTTGGATTAATTGATATTTTTAATATTTCAATCATTCAGTCGTTGGAAGCTAATGGATTTCAATTCCCTGCTTTCAATCAGCCAGTTATAAATTTATCCAATATGCAACGACTGCTTGGGTTTTCTTCCCTGTTTGTCTTCTTTCTTTTTCTGATGATGAAACATCCGAAAAAGAAAAACCTGTGGGCTTGTTTTGCGGTTTTTATTTTTTTCCTCGACATCTTTTTCAGTAACTACGGAAAACAGGAAATCAACGCCACCAAAAATTTTGATATTGTTCCACCCGTTACGCGGTTTTTAATGAATGATCCAGGGTTGTTTCGTGTATTCGTAACTCTTGAAACCGAAGTGTTGAAAAAAAACGAAAAAGTGACCCGAAAAATTCGTGGTGTTGAGGTTCGAGGAAGGGTCTTGCCCGTAGAGTTCAGAGGGCAAAACCGGGTTCAACAATTAGATGGGTGGAATGTTATTCGGAAAAAGTCTTTGAGAAAAATACTGAATCAAGTGGGCGCAGCACCATTGGAAAACAAATTGCCCTTACTCCGCATGGCCAATGTGAAATACATCGTGCATGGTACGCCCCTACCCTTAGACAATCTTCCTCTGGCATTTGAAGAATCTCCAGAATACCGCCAAATGCTTGAAAAAAATGTAAAACACCCACCACCGCTGATGCGTGTTTATGAAAACCCCATTCATCTCGGCCGTGCATTTCTTGCGGGGAACTGCCAGACTATTTCGGATGCCACGCAACTAAACAACGAATTATTAAACCCTGAGTGGGATCCGGAAATATGGGTCTACCTGCCGGAGTCTCCGCCAGACCTGCCCTGCCTTTCACCCACTGCAACTGCTGTAAAAGGGGAAGGCACAGTAAAACTTATCGGGGCTGAAAAAACCATCACCGCTAAAAGTCCGGACCCTGTATCCTCGGATGGTTTCGCTCCCGGTGAGTACCGGTTTCTGGTCGATTCCGTACGCCAGCAATTCCTGGTATTGAGCGACAGTTATTACCCCGGTTGGGAAGCGTTTATCGATGACAGGCCGGTCACCATTTACCGTGCCAACCAGGCCTTCCGTGCCATCGTCATCCCCCCCGGCAAGCACGAGGTGGAGTTTCGCTATCGACCCAAAAGTTTCCTCTATGGGGCATGGATATCGGGAGTCAGCTTGATTGCGGGTGTGGCTTTCGTGTTTGTATCCACAAAGAGACGGCGCAAAGCAGGCATTAACATTGAAAATGAAAATCCGAACTAGGCCTTGGGTTTCTTATCTGTTTTTTTCAGGAGAGAATAGATCAATTCGACACGTTCACGGTTCACACCCAGATCACTTTTTCCGATGCGTGAAGCGGACCTCACATGTAAGGTCCCGGTTTGGGAGTCAAAATAGAACTCAACATCGTCGACAAACCGGAACACCAGGCTTTCGAATTCAGCATAAAGGTAATTTTCTTTTTCGGTGATAATGCGGACACGGTCCTGCGACTCAACAGCACGCTTCACGCGTCCCATCACCTCTTTGGCATCA contains:
- a CDS encoding DUF1499 domain-containing protein, with the translated sequence MLFFVLTLSACTGERPKDLGVQDGKLKNCPSSPNCVSTNATEDAEHSVKPLLFSADAKEVMGRVKRAVESQDRVRIITEKENYLYAEFESLVFRFVDDVEFYFDSQTGTLHVRSASRIGKSDLGVNRERVELIYSLLKKTDKKPKA
- a CDS encoding YfhO family protein — its product is MQDWLQFILLDPFGYIAFPRSPEEGQAWMQSHYVGLIPLILSGYFLFKGRRLSLAFILIALVSWSLAMGKGSFVYQFFFEVLPGFDRFRYPVKFILPLILVLSISAAWGWDRYYTSNPDDKKKVMLLGFSALLMVLFGLIDIFNISIIQSLEANGFQFPAFNQPVINLSNMQRLLGFSSLFVFFLFLMMKHPKKKNLWACFAVFIFFLDIFFSNYGKQEINATKNFDIVPPVTRFLMNDPGLFRVFVTLETEVLKKNEKVTRKIRGVEVRGRVLPVEFRGQNRVQQLDGWNVIRKKSLRKILNQVGAAPLENKLPLLRMANVKYIVHGTPLPLDNLPLAFEESPEYRQMLEKNVKHPPPLMRVYENPIHLGRAFLAGNCQTISDATQLNNELLNPEWDPEIWVYLPESPPDLPCLSPTATAVKGEGTVKLIGAEKTITAKSPDPVSSDGFAPGEYRFLVDSVRQQFLVLSDSYYPGWEAFIDDRPVTIYRANQAFRAIVIPPGKHEVEFRYRPKSFLYGAWISGVSLIAGVAFVFVSTKRRRKAGINIENENPN